The DNA segment TCTGATCATAACCTTTTTGACATATTGTAAAAGgcattgataaattaaattaaaaaaaaaaagcatttacaaaaattgttgaaattcttttaaacatttaggtgtaaaaatgaaacaaatagaTTAATGCGATGGAAAAATGGTCTAGATCAATCTAGTATCCTGGTATCACTTTTAGCTGATACCACACTTAGCCTGTTGATCAATGATCTAGATCAATCTAGTATCCTGGTAGAATCTTTTTCTCACTTCTTATCTTAAATTATGAAGGTGACATTCCTGAACTAGagctatattttgttattataaacaatgaatatggaaagcaaattgaagaagagcTACTTCCTGGAGGAAAAAACCGTCGTGTCACCTGTGAAAATGTCATCACATTCATTCATCTTGTTGCCAATCATCGTTTGAACTTTCAGCATAGTTTGTCCCTTGTTTATCCAATGTGTCTCCCTACTCCAatgttgattgaaaacatGTCCTCCTCAGATACGACAGCAAAGTTCTCATTTTTTGAGAGGGATTCAGCAGCTTATACAGAAAGAATGGATCAACATGTTCAATGAGCATGAATTCCAGGTATCACTAACTCACTGAGATAGACAGTGGTTTGCATGAAAAGGCTGTTTTGCTGTTATATAATCTCTTGATGACTCGTTTATCATTGCACATCAACTGCCTCATGTGCCTTGAATCCTGTTTCATGCTAGTATTAATTATACTATTTGGGAAAGAAGTATGTTAAAGgaggaacattttttctccTAGACCATACAAAGTCAGTAGGGTTAAGCACTTAGATttgcatttttattcttcttattgtgtgggtgtgtgggtGGGGGGGGGGAGGGGGTTAGTAGTTTTGATAATGTGCCATTGTCgacctttaattttcatgtgaCGTGAAAcactaaactaattaaagcAAGAACCTAGAATGATTAGGAGTACACTTGATCTTGTGATCTGGGCAGCAACCAACCAAAGCCTAAACCCTAGAGGCATCAGGGTCTTCCTTATTGAGTTCACCTGAAGGAATAGATGTGGGTTTCCTTGATGAAGTGAAGATTCAGGTTCTGGATAAGGAAACTAGTCTTCCTTAAGATTCAAGTTGTTCATTTTCGAAGAGGCACAATGCTCGTAAAAGTGTAGAGGCAGAATTTTACTAATCATTAAAATCtgagaaataaacaaagtgaactagaTTATTTTTAGCCTACATGGACTCTAAGTGGTGACAACTGAAGTCCTTGTAAGGGGAAAAGatgtgggaaaaaaaattccctTGCGATGggaaatgataagaaaaacataaagagaaCCCTAATTTAGGTCAAATCATGGACCAATGGCTAAATACTATGAAGTTTTGTTGCTGGTCTTTTGTGGTTCCAGGATAAATCGAGTTGCTGTCTTTGACTGGTCTATTTCATTTCAGCTTTCAATATCAGGTTCACTGGACAGCTTGGATGTTGATGACCTACGGACACATACTACTTATTCAAGTGGTTATCATAGGGTAAGTTCTATTAAAcccttttttctatatatgtatttttgtttcttttcttttctgcgtaattgttttgcatattgtgttcgataaaattttgaaaatttgaaatcttgcaAGAAGATTAGTTACAATTAATCTTCCTTTGGAGGTTGAACAATTCTTGGTTTAGGATATCGAATACTAGATTTATTGTAGTGCAATCGGAATTGTGATGTCAAGtcaattaaacttcaaaattgtaGATGATGTTGGAAGATCTCACCCGGGTAATTGGGAGATGGTTTTGAAGTCTTTGGAGTTTAGGGAGTTGGTCATCGTttagattctttttaatatttttcaattaatttcgAATTCATACAATGTATATGCCTGTATTAGTGTTTGAAACTGGGTGATAAATTGATTACCATTATTCAGACTTCTAGTCCTCTCTTATGTTTCTATGACTATGAAAACAAACTTTGGACTTGTATTGTTTGTAATGCTCTGTTTGGTCAGGCACAACCATGATCAAGAAATTTGTGATAGGAAACGGAGAaatatcttcacttttttaatGCTTCTGCTGGattgaaaaaccaaatgtGGGAACTtcggaatttgaatttttatttcatgctTTCAGGAGCATTATGTCATTGAGATGTTTTGGGAAGTTATCAAAAGTTTCTCAGtggaaaaccaaaagaaatttctgaAGTGAGTATTTTCATTACACATCAGTTGGTTACTTCTTGTCTCAAGTTGGcttaaagaaaaactgaacttcaaaaatataacaattgtATCTTGCTTTTTCATTAGGTTTGTAACTGGTTACTCTCGAGGACCACTTCGTATCCtcattattcttaattatttgttttggtttccCTTAAGGGGATAAGTTGGTTCCTTCTAGAGCTTAAACTAATTTATCCTGCTAGcaaaaatcatgtgaaaaaGTAACTCAGTATGAGACAAGGTACATTTCTGACTAGTACTTTATTGTGCAGAGACTGGCAGATGGTTTAAGTAGCTTTAAAACAAGTAGAAtaaatcttattgatttaCCTGGTTCCGGAGGCAGAAGCTAACAGGTGCAGCTGGGGAGCGCTTGAAGGAAGCACGCAATATCAACCGATCACTCTCACAACTCGGGTAACCGATCAAAACTATTGggagatatttcaaatttcatttaagcaGTGATctttccaatgatttttttctttatttattttgtaatgtcaattaattggctaattatttatcagaatgcttgttgatatcgctgcatgttttattttgtaatgtttgtactttttagttgtgatttgtgaatatgctaggattgatttgatttgctcttctgactgttaagatcggaatgatgttgctcatctgaaagaaggcagcatcatgtgcttgaagacttgtagagtatggagagtgaatggtcaaatttgaggaatcgtatctgctggctttgtagtccaaacaggttgtctggctaactttctttttctcattttcaaccaattaggatagctgtcatgttttttgaattccttgccaTTTTGAGTAGTAACTTggcatttgtttattaaaaggttttaattaagattatggtgttcataactttgtagtgtcacactaaataacttaaaagagttagtttgacagttgacaaacatgatagtaatgtgatagtgagtgcaagggtaaaaagagctgcttctgttgggttaaagggatgtttgtgttttttagtgtgatgtgttttgttttcaagttcgttagtagacgtattacttaattgagcattttgataccatagccagtgtaggggaagatgaatggagggtgctatgagactagttaagacttatatgtatcctaattttagtaatatataaaattgagagaatttcctttgattttcaggaacaatgatgaataatcaatgaaaaatgaatgaaaaggtttatccatgcaagcttcaaaccaaagtcaaggatatcgatccttccaggggagtccaaagttccAAGATTGTTTATCCATGCATCATTTTGTCGATCTACTAAGATTAAATTGTCTCGTTGTAGTTGCAAGACTGGAACAATAGACGGCAGTTTACACCACCCAGTGACTTCCATGCTGACGCGATGaatgattatttcatttcacagGTAATTGTTCTCAATGAATGTTTTGGTTCTAACGACCTGCTATCTGAtcgtaattctaattatttacttgggCAGTGATAGAAAATACCAGAGCAAATGATATACACAAGCGAGTTCCCTTTTTAGTACCGTTTACTAGCAGGGTTAAGATTTTCACTGTaagcaagttatttttttggtttccttatccacaatattgaatttcttggaCGACTGTTAGTTATAGAAAtatgtaagatattttttatttatggttactTTCTCTATAACTCATTTCACAGACACAACTAGCAGCAGCTAGGCAAAGGAATGGATCTCTTGCTGTTTTTGCCAGAAACCGGTTTAGAATTCGACGAAATCATATATTGGAAGATGCTTTCAGTCAGATGAGTGCATTGTCTGAAGTTGATCTTCAAGGATCGGTAATTTCAGACTtccatgatttatgaaaaatgaaattgttatcttacttttttctatctttttctttgccctCGTGAAAACGACCCCTTCCCTCTTCTGCATCCTATAGTTGCAGAGttacttgtaattgtttattagttttttcttgtttgtgttgggtCAATTGCTTCACTTTTCTGCATGCAGATACGTGtgtcttttgttaatgaatttggAGTTGAGGAGGCAGGAATTGATGGTGgtggtatttttaaagatgtcaTGGAGAACATTACACGGGCAGCCTTTGACGTGCAGTATGGTTTATTTAAGGTTATCACGACATTC comes from the Cucumis sativus cultivar 9930 unplaced genomic scaffold, Cucumber_9930_V3 scaffold142, whole genome shotgun sequence genome and includes:
- the LOC116405676 gene encoding E3 ubiquitin-protein ligase UPL6-like — translated: MNDYFISQAVIENTRANDIHKRVPFLVPFTSRVKIFTTQLAAARQRNGSLAVFARNRFRIRRNHILEDAFSQMSALSEVDLQGSIRVSFVNEFGVEEAGIDGGGIFKDVMENITRAAFDVQYGLFKQIADHLLYPNPGSGMIHEQHLQFFHFLEVLLAKVMFEGILVDILFATFFLSKLKQK
- the LOC116405675 gene encoding E3 ubiquitin-protein ligase UPL6-like — its product is MFNEHEFQLSISGSLDSLDVDDLRTHTTYSSGYHREHYVIEMFWEVIKSFSVENQKKFLKFVTGYSRGPLRILIILNYLFWFPLRG